Below is a genomic region from Argiope bruennichi chromosome 11, qqArgBrue1.1, whole genome shotgun sequence.
AAGCCTCTATTAAAAATCgttgaacttttatttttccaGGGGTGATCCGGACAAGTGCGACTTCTACGGCAACACGTGCCTCCACTGTGCGGCGGGCAACGGCCACATCGACTGCGTCTCCTTTCTGGTCAACTTCGGTGTCAACCTGTGGGCGCTGGACAACGACTTTCACACGGCCAAAGACGTCGCCGTCCTCAACCAGAAGCACGACGTTCTGCGGCTGCTGGACCAAGCCCAATCAAAGCATGCGCTGGTCAACAAGAAGTTGGTGCAGCGGCTCAAAGAAAAGAGCGTGTACGATGCCGAAAAGAGAATAAAGCAGTACCGAAAACTGCAGACGAAGGCAGCCAAGAGGGCCGAGAAGGAAGAGAAGGAGAGGGCATCAGCAAGGAAAGAGGTCAGGTAAGTACACACATCAAAAAGGCCTTTTAACTCCGGTTTATTCCTAGGAAGGTGTGATATACCcagatgcaaaatttaaaaaaaaaaaaaaaaacacgcattGGAAAAAGcgaattttaactcatttttttttctgtcaaacaaaaatagagatttaaaatctaaacataCTTCGTTTGCTTGATTTAGTTAATTCATTCCGTTTTGAAGGAACGCTAGGGATATTTTTGGGAGggatctcgtaattttaaactaTGGTCAGAGGACGAGGAGGACTCTTAAGCCAACGACCCTATCTTCAAATGTTGGCTCTTAcgagcgggaggacgtttgaaaCCGATAAATGTAGTATATTTTAACTTCGGCTCTTCTTTGGAATCCTCAGGCTTTACGCTTTTGGCACCGCGATCCCTCCTGCTCCTCGTTTGTGTTTAGATACCTTTACTGTCATACTTTGGAAAGGCCGTTACCCTGAAAATGCATTCGAcgtgattttaattattcattgcatCGCAAGtcctgttttgttttttattagcaCAGAatccaatgaaagaaaattcagaattacACTTAACGAAGTTCTTGGGTACCTGTGTTAATGATAAAGTACAAAGGTCAGATTATTGTATGCTACTTAAATAATCGGCAAATGAAATGGGCCATTGCATTAACTTacaacattgtttaaaaaacttttttagaaaagcTCCCCTTTTCACATCACATGGATAATCTACAAGACTCTCGTTGGAGTGAAAATAAGATCGAAAACTGCTTGATCAATGCTTTAGTGCGTTGAACTAATTATTAAGACAATCAAAGCAACATTTCTGGTTTTCTCACtttgttttgtttagtttaaaaacaattttattttccttggaCTGTGTTTTTGTTAAGCACGTTTCATTGATTGATCATTTTGTCTCGTCTAAACAATGAACGAAAGGAAATGAGAGAAACAATTTTGTGATCTTAAGTGATTAATATGCTTTTAGGTCTATTACAAAGGCAAATCGTGGAAAGCTAATAATTCCGCACTTTGATGATTGAATTAATCTCAAAATTACCTAGAAGTAGCACATGATAACTATTTCCGAGCTTTAGCAGAACAAATGGAAagaattgtggatttttttttccttaaaaggaGAAAATTGTGCGAGATTTTATGAGATATTTACTGTTTAACAAAATGAATCATCATGTAACTATATACCTTCTTTTTAATCCCCCATTGATCACAATTTTCATCCATAAGCGATTAAAAAGTGTCTTGCAGATATATATCCTTATATATTTGTGTTCTGGTATTCATATcatattccttaaaaaatttgCATACTCGAATGCCAGTTTAGTGTATAGATGGAAATACGCTACCTATTAACCTCATGTCTCTGCTCTACAAATTTCTAATGACACCAGTTATGTATCCAAGTGTGTAGTTCCACTTCTGTAGGTAACATTAAATGCAAGTTTTCAAAACAAACACCTGATACGAGTAGCTAATGATCTTTGCCATGTCAGAAGAAATGTCGTAAACACGGCGACATCAAAACTgaacttattttagaatttatctaAAGATCATTAGCAAAGTTCTTTGAAAAACTGCTCCAGATTTACGTCTAACTTTTACGTAAACCAGCGTGCGATCCTGCTATtccaatttgaaaaaagaaaatttggataATGTCTATGGTAATTTTTTTGACAGTAGAAACaagaaaatgcaattcaaatattgctaatttagagaattaaaatttttccaatttttttccgtTAATGCGCTAATctcagaaatttttcttttttaaaaatataagataaaaattaatcccTTAAATGTTAAGATTCAAGCCACGAACTTTCATTAAATGCATGTCCTCAAACAGctcaataaaatagtaattatcagacaaaatatttaatctgatATAAGAACGCTTTCCTAAAGTAgaacagataatttttattttattcaccaacttcaaagtttaatttctttcttcCAAATCATGATATGGATGTTCTTGTGTTAGCTTCTCACGTTGCAGAACCCTGTAGCATTATCTTGTTGACGTTGCTTTTTGGGTTTGTTAATTTTCGGGTTTTGATGGCTTTTCTCTTTATTGTTATGATAATTAGTCCTTGTAATATTATGAAggaattcgatttaaaaaagtttaaaaatagaatgaaacaacataaaatgaaataaggagTAAAAGTCCTCATAATCTGACTTAATCTGATAGGCTCATCTATGAATGTATCTAAAAGAGGGTTAAAGATAACACAATCTTGTGAACAAAGTATATCATCCCTTAACCTGCACTCACATGTGTATCGATTTAAGTGTATTTTccatatatttacttttacatcTACAATTAGAAGAATCACGAGTTATTTCATAGATCTCAACAATGTATAAATTAAGATGAACTAGatagcaaaaacaaaatgacGGATTAATCGTCCCATTTACATGATAGTATTTAAAAAGCAACTAAAAATGTCTATTATAAGtgatattttccaataaaattagtCAATTTTATGATGCTGTTATCCAATAATTATGCTGGGCAACAGCGTTATAAGAAGCTGTAAGTccacagaaattaaataataatatggaaCTCGAAAGTTGTAAAACGATCCAATTTTCTAAATGCCATAATTTTGAGATAAGCATCTGATGACTCAGTCTTCTGTTTCAGATTCATCAATGCCCCAAAATTTTCTGATATAGTCAATTCTGGAGAGAAAAAAGAGCAGAGAGCAACCTCCACAGACCGACGCAGGAAGAACGTAGCCTTCAGACCGGGAGATATCTTGAAGCGAGATAGTGACCCAGACTCACAAACCCTAACAACGCGCTCCGATTCGGCCAAAGAGAGCGACGACTGCACCTCCTCACCAGAGAGACCCGCGTCCGACAATCAGTCCAGTGATGATGCAAATAGTGATGTACTGCAGACAGCCGATTCAGGAATAGGCGACGAACTCCATGATGGCCATGTCAGTATCTTTGACAGACCTGGTTTTGGAACAGTCTCCTTCAGGAATTCCGTCGTCCACCTGACTGGGATGGATAACCACCCTGGCAGAGACGGTAACCGTAACTTGATTACAGAGTTGCAGTGCAGAAACCTGAAGAACACCATCAATGATAGTATCGGAAGCGCCAGCAGTTTGGTAAGGCGACACATCACATGGGAGGACGAAGAAGATGACGAAGACAGCGAAGAAGATGATGAGCTGTCCAACGATGAGGAAGAGAGCGACGGTATGGAAGAGCCACTGTCCTTGCTGCTGGCCGCCGTTGGCCTGAGCGAGTACCTTCCTCTTTTCCAGTCAGAGCAAATTGACCTCGAAGCTCTGTCTTTGCTATCCGAGGAAGACCTTAAAGCACTCGGAATGCCGCTAGGTCCAAGAAGGAAGCTCGGCAGGGCTGTTCAGGAGAGAATAAAGATCATGCAGGATCCTGGCGCTGTGCAGGATAGTCCGCTGTAGCATTCGTATATAAGTAATGGAAATTCAAGCTGCAGAAGATATTACAGTTCATGGTCTAGTAGCAAATCGGTCTGAAATAACTGAAACTGAATACTGATGGTTGAGTTGAAGAACTATTTTCAACTTAACatagaattcaaattaaagaGCCTCAAAAATGGCTTTAGTGGTATAAACttctagaaaatgaaattttatattaaataccaaAGTCATGTTGATAATAGCTATTGTCACATAAGACATAGCATGGGCTTAGAGTTACAGAATCTTTAATAGACATCTTTCATGTTTAACATACTATCTTATTACAAAGATTGCAATACTGATAAAACACATCTCTATCCACACAGATAAAttgccttttaaataaatatattaggaTCTCATTCAATGTCATTTAACTTTGCGTAATCGAAGGAAACTTTTTTCTGGTTGTAGAAGACAGCACCGGACTGCATTGTGCGTTTGTCCAGCTAATTTGAAACGATGCAATAATCGTAAAACACAGAAGTGAAATGAGGAGCACTATTGGCTGAAAAAAAGGGTAGTTTCGACAGCACATCTGCTTCGTCGAGAACTGATTGTAACGATAATTcactggagaaaaaaaatagaactttccatTGATGTCATATTAACATTCTGgcgaaagaatttttctaaacataTCTCAGTTTACGATTCTTTTGGTGTCTTTTCTGAGTTTTTGTGCTCCACAAGAAATGTAAGCagttattctaaataaaaacataaaacccagaaagtattatttttatttcagtttctccttattttgctctttcttgatttaaaaattgttaactgCAAGATTTCTTTTCCAGATAGATCAGATTTTTTTCCAACAATGaagataagattaaaatttaatttgcttcgtaattaatttttttgttaaaattaaaataagatgccTTAAGATGAGTATATAATCCAGCAAGCTGCCTAATCTtggtataaacaaataaaaaacgaGCAGCATCTTGAAATGAATGCGGCCTGCTGACGTGTGGGACGCAAGCACGCATTGATTACACACGTTCTGTAAAGTTTCACAATTtaggaaaaatcttttatttcacaaATGCGTGATTTAttgtgatgaaaaaataaaatactaaaatattctattaaataaattctatctaATAAATAGTAAATTGCAATTACTAATATACTTAGAACGGAAATATCCTGgtgcttttaaatttatacttttctttgaatttctgcAGAAAGGATCGACACGTGAAGACTGCTACGGTTAGCAATTTTCTGTGCAGATTCGATCGTGAGGACATTTGAAGTAACGACCAGAAACTGATGAAGGTAGTTTGGGCTTAACAGGTTTCATGGAAAGCTGATGATATTTGCAACTTATATTAATGGCTTCATTTGCCGTGCGCAATACTCATGTGTACTTTCATAACAACAGCATTACATTTCAAAAGATACAAGTATTTGAAAAAGTAGTCTACCGCTTATAATACGCAGTTATATCTAATGACACGAAACTTGGATAGGATAGGTAGCATTACGTAAATTTAAGGAAATCTTTTGAATATTTGAGGGGGGAAAATGAggatttgcaataaatattttttaattatgcatgaGCAAAATACAGAATATTGAAGAATTGAACTTCTACTAATGCCTAATTCTCATCACCTTAAAAGGTCTTTAGAATAAACGTGAAAAACCAAATTAGAGCTCCCCGTAGGTAGAACTTTCcagttttcttttatgaaattgtgGTAAAATTCTGCAAAAGCATGGTAAAAAAAACTAATGGACAGTCTTCCTCAATGTGCAGAGGTTGTTAATAAAGCAACAGatagaaacatttcaaatgaattgGCATATGTAAGACAGCCAAAGGACTGAAGTCTCTGAAAGCTCTCACTTATATAATATCTATATCGAGTTACGCAGTATTACAGTTCAATATTTATGTCAATATTGTGAATAACGTATTCAACGTTACTGTTACTAGCGATACCGAATTTAtggtaatttaaattatgtacttaatttcaaaatacactaAAGTACTTAAACTTTGAATCTTTCTATAATTCATTATAACCAATCGAAAATtctagctttaaaataaaaattttacggaAATTCCCTCAATTGGAATTCATTTTAGCTTTCTTATCACGATATTGTAACAAAAGTGCGCGTGAGAACCACTCATGGCAAACGAATATCGCGCAGCATTATCATCTGTCTATGAAAAGAAATCCTCCTCTTCTCCAGCAATTCCTAGTCTGTTACTTAAATCCTTTCATAACCCGAATTCAAGTATACTCTTTACAGacgtttttctgtaaaaattcgaaaaaaaatgtgtGCTAGAATGTATTTTCTCATTGAGTATACGTTGCTTAACAgtacgaaattaaaataaatacattcccTAAAGAAAGTAAAAGGGctctaaaaatttgtttgaaagaaaaaaaatgctttatttttgctgaaaatcTTTCTATGACAAACATTCAAGAttcattcgataaaaaaaaatattagctttgtAAGCGAGGActtcaaaaggaaaatattaaaatgaaaaatagtacaataacaataattttgtaaataaaaggtGTATCgattagttttcttttcatttgcttttatcaCATTCTGGCAGTGAATCATTTCGATCCATGTTATGTTCAGTATTTCCCAAAATTCAATGATAATATTAAACTGTTTCCCATCGTATTTAAAAGCTGAACTTCATAATAATATGAACAATATAATATGTTCAAAGATGAaagatatttacacttttatattaaGATCAAGCTATTAAAAAACGTTGATAATCCAGGCATTATTTGAATCACTCAGAAGCCACAAATCcattttttgatatctgaataaaaataataatattttgtatagtgATTAAAGCGTTTACTCTTGCTTCGTTTTTTATATTAAGATCAAGCTATTAAAAAACGTTGATAATCCAGGCATTATTTGAGTCACTCAGAAGCCACAAatccattttttgatatttgaatagAGAGAATAATATTCTGTATAGTGATTAAAGCGTTTACTCTTGCTTCGTTTTTTGAGCCAATTTGTATTAATAgctattatgtaaattaaaaactatttatatttaaaagcacttatttctttaatttttgttccaAGGACTCAATTGAAATGATATCTTAGCGTTTAATTTATAAGGAactagttttaaatttcattgaaaataagaaaaatgagacATCCTCTGTCACTTGAATTTTTGGCCTTAAGGGTTCCAGTCATATACATGTTCCTATCGACCCCTCAGGCAGATCTGATTCATTGTGACGATTCACCTGCTTACGAGACTATCAGACTTTCccttttcatttgtaaaaaatgatacattttgtaTGTACTgcctaaaataattcattcttaaaattttttatagtgtcttcttcttttaatgctagtaatatttttaaacatctgaaACTATCTTAACTAAACTTTCTT
It encodes:
- the LOC129957462 gene encoding pre-mRNA splicing regulator USH1G-like, yielding MSFMDTDRFHRAARDGYLDLLQEANRKELNSRDEDGMTPAMWAAYYGHLDALRLIVGRGGDPDKCDFYGNTCLHCAAGNGHIDCVSFLVNFGVNLWALDNDFHTAKDVAVLNQKHDVLRLLDQAQSKHALVNKKLVQRLKEKSVYDAEKRIKQYRKLQTKAAKRAEKEEKERASARKEVRFINAPKFSDIVNSGEKKEQRATSTDRRRKNVAFRPGDILKRDSDPDSQTLTTRSDSAKESDDCTSSPERPASDNQSSDDANSDVLQTADSGIGDELHDGHVSIFDRPGFGTVSFRNSVVHLTGMDNHPGRDGNRNLITELQCRNLKNTINDSIGSASSLVRRHITWEDEEDDEDSEEDDELSNDEEESDGMEEPLSLLLAAVGLSEYLPLFQSEQIDLEALSLLSEEDLKALGMPLGPRRKLGRAVQERIKIMQDPGAVQDSPL